In Drosophila ananassae strain 14024-0371.13 chromosome 3R, ASM1763931v2, whole genome shotgun sequence, the DNA window AGCACATAGTTTTCGGGCAACTGCGATGTGGAGACTCCTGCTGACACCTGTCTTCGCCGATGGGAGAGGGCGACTGCTGCCGAAATTCCAATACGAATGCTGATAGAAGGTTGAAGATTCCAGAGCAACTGCCCGAGCAGCGTTCTTATCTCTCAGATGCAATTCGCgggccaaaaaatgtattaGCTTAGTGAGCTGGTGGGGAAAACCGATTTCCAGGCTGCGTTAGGGAATGGGTTGTGTGTTGTGGTTGCTTCGTTGGTCGCGAGAGCCAGTAGCTCCGTACCCTGCCGAAAATAGACAAGCACTAAGCCAACTAGCCGCTCAAGTCGCACTTTTCTGCTAAAAATTAATGCGCCTCGATCGCCCGAGagcgcctcctcctccgcgTCCGTCCGATCATGGGTTCCACAGTCCACTGTCTCTCCGGCTTATCAGAAAATCGTCCAGCTTCATTAATAGCACTGATTACGTTACGGGTGTTTATGAAACGTGCCGTACCCTGTTCAATTCATTGGCCGTATTCTcttgtttttggccatttttgaGGGCATCTCTCGAGGTGTTAGCATCCTTGGAGGAACTGTCATCACCGGGTTGGAGGTGACTGACGGTTGGGTGACCTTTTTGAAACCATGGAATCAAAACCGGGGTTAGTTTTCTAGAATTAACCGGCCGAGCCTGGTATTATCAGCTCGAGAACATTTCACGGCAACATTGCTGCTCCTCTCCTCCCCAAAcccaccccaccccaccccaccGTCTGACCACCCTCGGTGTCGTCTCTCAAAGTGATAAGTCAACAAATCGATGCTGTTGTTTACGCTTTGACAGtcttataaaataaagaacATCCAAATTGTACACAGAAGATTTCTATTTTCGGATCTCTTTCAAAGTTGCTAGCAAACCGCTCTCTCAAGTCTTGCATTTCTTGGATTTTCCGGAGATCTGATCTAACCTTGTCATGACCGTCACTTTCAGAGTTCATTACATGGATGATAATAGTCCAacagttatttttttattttcaactaTTTGCAAGGAAAGATACAAAACTGATAAGATGCACGCCGTTATCTGATGCATTTTAGTTTAGGATTAACGGCGGAGTGGTGCAAGGGATTACGGCTGGTGGTTGGCTGATATATTATGTATGGAAAACTTGGCTGAACTTGAACGCTTGATCATGTTTGGCAGTCATGCGCTTATCACGACGCCTGGCTGGCGGTTTACGTGATTGCCGTTTGATAGTTGCCGGAATCTGCACTAACAGTTTCGCATCGGAACGCAAATTAGTCAGCTCAGTTGGGCTTTTAATGCAACTATAGGATCGGGGCGATCGGGATCCAGATAACCCGTTCGAGGTCGCTGTATTGCGTTGGTTATTTATAGTTGTCACAGACGTCTATAGTTTGACGCGACTAATCTGACGCACAAACCCCACCCAAACAATTTCTATGCatgtatttttaaattcaaatttgaaaataacTGCCGATATAATAAGATTTCTAATCGGTgttcttatattttattttcgagTTTTCCAACACTAATTTAGAATCAAAATCATCTGGCTGCGTTCTCCTGTGGAGTGGAAGATCTTCGACATGGATCCTGCAATAATTGAGTTTATTGGCGAAAAAGTCATGATCAGCATTATACCGAACTTTTCAAATGAGCCACTGCATATGATCTACGGTTCCGTTGGCCCTTTCCGTGCTGGTTTCCCTGTCTTCGTGCCCCTGTGGATGGCGACGCATCTGCGCAAGCAACAGAAATGCCGGATTGTGCCGCCGGAGTGGATGGACATGGACATACTCGAGGAGAtcaaggaggaggagaagcgCTCCAAGTTTGTGGCAGTTATAAATGGTCTaatgaatattaaaaaaaaaactagtaCTTTTGGGATGTTGTAGATTTTTCACCAAGATGCCCTGCGAGCACTACATGGTAGTGGCTCAATTAGTAATGTCAACAGCTCCGGATGACGTTCCCAGATGCGAGGAGCTACGCACCGTCATCAAGGACATTTTTGATATTCGCGAATCCAAGCTGCGCACTTCCATCGACGCTTTCATCAAGGGCGAGGGAACCTATGCCAAGCTGGACAACTTAACGCTCCTAGAAATCCATAGCGTGCGACCGATCCTGCCCTACTCTCTGGACCACATAGCGCGCTACCAGCGCATGGCCACTGCCTCCCAGAGGGACACGTCCATGCTCAGTAACTCCATGATGGGGTCCAGTTCGGTCCCCAATAGCAACTCGCTTTTTTCTCAGTGATtagtattattaaaaaaattatatatatcacacgtagttataagaaaatcaTTTTTGCcattaaaaacattaaaaactgCAAGCACatattaaaaaatcattttaaCTTAGCGGGTAAGACCGCGCATGACAGCACTGCCACTGTTAGTAACATCCGACACAACAGAAGGCTTCTCTCCATCCCTGGAACTCTGACCCAAAACAATTTTTCAGGAAAATCGGTAACGACACAAAAAGGAGACTTAAAATGAGCGAAGCCGCTGTTTCTGTGGAGATGGAGTCAGCCTCCACGGAGCATATGGTGGCCAACAATAAGATTCGCTTCTCAAAGGAAGTGAAGCAGGTCATAGACAAGGTGAGACGTCAGTGGGTCTGGTAAACACTCGGATTTTTTCACTTGCCGAAATTCTCCACTTAGGTGCTTAAAACAGATGACCCCATGGATGCACCAGACTTCAATACCGTAGACTACATTAACCAGCTATTTCCAAACGAACAAAGCCTGGCGGGCATAGATGAAACCATCCATAAAATGCAGTGTGAGGTGTCGTTGATTGATGACAACATCCGATCCGTGGTACGAGGCCAGACGAATACCGGCCAGGATGGACAGCTGGCACTGAGCGAAGCCCAGAAGGTTATCGGTTCGCTTTTCAGCCACATCATCGATGTGAAGACGCGGGCCGAGCGCACCGAGGAGATGGTCAAGGAGATCACCCGGGACATCAAGCAGCTGGACTGTGCCAAGCGCAACCTGACTGCAGCGATAACCACCCTGAATCACCTACACATGCTAGTCGGTGGCATCGAAAGTCTAAACAAACTAATTGAGCGTCGATCCTACGGAGAGATTCTCAACCCGCTTCAGGCTATTACCGAAGTTAACCAACATTTTCAGCAGTTCTCCGACATCGAGGAGATCAAGGTGGGTATCCTTCTGTGCCTCTTTTGTTCTATAATTATCATTTATTTGTACTATTGCAGAACTTGTCGCAGAGTGTGGACAAAATCCAGGTCACCCTCGCCCAACAAATCACCGAGGATTTTAAGGAGGCATTCTCGGCAAAACCCTCCGGCCAAAATCAGCACCGATTGGGACTCAACCAGTTGGCCGATGCCTGCAAGGTGATGTCTGTTCTAGATCCGAAGGTTAAAAAAGAGCTGCTAAAGTGGTTTATTGCCCAGCAATTGGAGGAGTACATGCATCTGTTTCATGAGAATCAGGATATTGCTTGGCTTGACAAGATCGATAAACGGTATGCTTGGTTGAAGCGGCATCTTCTTGACTTCGAGGACAAGTACGGCCCCGTTTTTCCGCTAGACTGGGAGGTGTCTGAGCGTATTACGGTAGAGTTCTGCCGACAGACAAGGGAACAATTGGCACAGATCATGGCTAAACGTACTAATGAAATTGACGTCAGGCTGTTACTTTTTGCCATCAACAAAACCCAGGCCTTCGAGCAGCTTCTCGCCAAGCGATTCACGGGTGTGACACTGGGAGCTACCCATTCAGAGCAAGTGCGCGTACTTACAGAGCCTTCTACGGCTGATACTCCAGCTGGCATAACAGTGTTCCACGATCAAATCGGCCAATGTTTTAAGTCGCATCTGGACATCTACATACGGAGCATTGACAGGAATCTCGCGGAGCTGATGGAAAAATTCGTGGAGATGTCCCGCGAGCCATATAAGTTCGCCGAAGCAAAGACCACCGTGTATCCTAGTTCGGGGGATCTGTTTGTCTTCTACAAGAAGTGCATGGTGCAGTGCAA includes these proteins:
- the LOC6506754 gene encoding vacuolar protein sorting-associated protein 53 homolog produces the protein MSEAAVSVEMESASTEHMVANNKIRFSKEVKQVIDKVLKTDDPMDAPDFNTVDYINQLFPNEQSLAGIDETIHKMQCEVSLIDDNIRSVVRGQTNTGQDGQLALSEAQKVIGSLFSHIIDVKTRAERTEEMVKEITRDIKQLDCAKRNLTAAITTLNHLHMLVGGIESLNKLIERRSYGEILNPLQAITEVNQHFQQFSDIEEIKNLSQSVDKIQVTLAQQITEDFKEAFSAKPSGQNQHRLGLNQLADACKVMSVLDPKVKKELLKWFIAQQLEEYMHLFHENQDIAWLDKIDKRYAWLKRHLLDFEDKYGPVFPLDWEVSERITVEFCRQTREQLAQIMAKRTNEIDVRLLLFAINKTQAFEQLLAKRFTGVTLGATHSEQVRVLTEPSTADTPAGITVFHDQIGQCFKSHLDIYIRSIDRNLAELMEKFVEMSREPYKFAEAKTTVYPSSGDLFVFYKKCMVQCNQLSNEQPMYDLALVFKKYLREYASKVLEGSTPKLVPATTGSSLGKSVSLLTRDMQNLSTAAGQVFHNFLKEGDTQRFSRDDLVRICCVLTTGEYCLETVQQLEDKLKEKVTAVYVSKIDMSEEKDVFHRIISNCIQLLVQDLEAGCEASLQAMAKVQWQHINNVGDQSAFISSMCGNFKQTVPTIRDTLASSRKYFTQFCHRFVAAFVPKFINVLYRCKLTLSDGSNNVLGCEQLLLDTHSLKTALLELPSVGSSVNRKAPTSYTKVVVKDMTRAEMIIKVVMTPVQPPAHFTQQVLKLLPDITIAEYQKILDMKAVKRVDQLQLIDLFKHTASAAAVSGLIEPAANEEEAQGVESASGTLGTSEDVDPPTAAIESTANTSNATTSSSTPKRAFIFSVGSFTGSADKNADGSSQTGIRKLENLLKKRFP
- the LOC6506743 gene encoding probable DNA replication complex GINS protein PSF2, whose product is MDPAIIEFIGEKVMISIIPNFSNEPLHMIYGSVGPFRAGFPVFVPLWMATHLRKQQKCRIVPPEWMDMDILEEIKEEEKRSKFFTKMPCEHYMVVAQLVMSTAPDDVPRCEELRTVIKDIFDIRESKLRTSIDAFIKGEGTYAKLDNLTLLEIHSVRPILPYSLDHIARYQRMATASQRDTSMLSNSMMGSSSVPNSNSLFSQ